The stretch of DNA TGGCCAGCCGGGCGACGGTGTGGTGAACCTGGCGCTCGGGCTGGGAAAGACGATCGTGGATGGCGGCGTGACCTGGTCCTATTCCCCGGCCCGGCCGCGAAGCGTACCGCCGTATGCCTCGCTGCGCGACTTGCTGCACAACAGCCAGACACGGTTCTGGGCGGTGAACATGGGGACACCGCCTTACGATCCCGTGGCCGAGACGGAGTACCTCGTCGAGGGGGATCTGCACGATGCGGAGGTGGATGCGTCACTCAAGTACGTCGCCTCGACGTACGACGCGGAGTCCGACCGGTTGACCATCGGCACAGGGAGTCCGGGACCGCGCGTGCTGACCTTCGCACCGGTGCTGGACCTCGAGGATGTGCCGCTCAACCCGGTGCTGGAGCGGCTTGCGCAGGTGTGCCGCAAGGCGCTGGACAGCGACGTCGAGATCGAGTTCGCGGTGGTGCTCGACCGCAAGACGGGAACACCGGCGCGGGTCGGGGTGTTGCAGTTGCGTCCGCTGCTGGTATCCGAGGCGTTTGTCGAGGTGTCGGCCGCGGAGCAGGTCGCCCCGCACGCGCTGCTGGCTTCGGAGACGGTACTCGGCAATGGGATGTACGATGACTTGTCGGACATCGTTTACGTCAACCCCGATACCTTCGACACGCGGCACACCCGTGACATCGCCGTGGAGCTGGATACGATCAACCGGACCCTGGCGGCAGTGAACCGGCCCTATGTGTTGATCGGCTTCGGGCGCTGGGGCAGCAGCGATCCGTGGTTGGGGATCCCGGTGACGTGGCCGCAGATCTCGGCGGCGCGGGTGATCGTGGAGACGACCCTGCCGGACATGAACGTAGAGCCGAGCCAGGGCACCCATTTCTTCCACAACATGACGAGTTTCCAGGTGCTGTATTTCACGCTGCACCACAGCGGGCCGCATCGGATCGACTGGGATTGGCTGCGGGGGCAGGCAGCGCTGGCGGAAGGGAAGTTTGTACGGCACGTGCGGGTGCGGGCTCCGTTGACGGTGAAGGTGGATGGCCGCTGCGGGCACGGAGTGATCCTGCACGCGCCGACCGAGCTGGAGCACGAGCTCGAGCGCGGGGGGGCGGTGGATGCCATCCTGCGTGACCTGCAGGAGCGGGCGAAGGAGTTGAGCTGCCTTTACACGGTGGAGGAGTTGGCGACCAACGGGGACATTCCGGTGGACCGGGTGTTCCAGGGCGTGATCGATGCGCTCCCGGCGGGCTGGCAGTACCCGAGCATCTGTTGCGCACGGATCATCTTCGACGGGCGGGCGTGGAAGTCGCAGCGTTTCGAGCAGACGCCGTGGGTGCAGCGGGCGGTGCTGCGGGTGCAGGGGGAGGCGGTCGGGACGATCGAGGTGTTCTACATCGAGGAGATGCCGCAGGCGGACGAGGGCCCGTTCCTGAAGGAGGAACGCAAGCTCATCGACATCATCGCGGACCGGCTCGGCAATTGCATCACACACCGGCACCTGATGGAAGCGATGCGCGACTGGAAGGCCGCGCAGCAAAAGCTTGAGAAGCACAAGCTGAGGGATTGGACGGTGATCCTGGACCTGCTGCGGCGGACGGACCAGAGTCTGCTGCTGCGGGTCGCGCGGAAGATGATCAACCACCTGTGCTGGGCCGGTGTCAAGGAAGCCGATGTGCTGCTGCGGCACTTCGGCCTGCGGGGCCGCCACGATCAGCAGGACCTGCTGATGGAGAGTAACCAGGCGCGGGTGGTTACAGAGGTCACGCCGGATTCGCTCGTGGACGAGACCTTCCGCATCGCCGGGCAGCACCTCAGTGACGAGGAGATCGTCAACTGCATCCAGAAGTGGATCAAGCAGGATCGGGCCAGTTTCCTGGTCAACGCGCTGGAGAATCACTACACCTCGCTGTCGGAAGTCGCCGACGCGATTCACCGTTACCACCACGCGACGCAGGGTGAGGTCGAGCTGTCGATCTCGACGCGGAAGGGGCTGCGCGTATCGCTGATTCGGCGTTTCCTGACGGATCAGCTCGAGTACATCAACGTTGCGAAGAACTACGTCGACATCAACGACTTTCACGATCTGACGCACCGGATGATCTACCCCGCGCGCGGGCACGGGAAGATCGGCGGGAAGAGCGCGGGCATGTTTCTCGCGGGTCAGATCGTCAAGTACCACCGGCACGACGGGGACCTGTTCGAGAACATCCGTACACCGAAGACGTGGTTTGTGACCTCTGACGGGCTGCATGACTTCATTTACTGCAACCACCTGGAAGACGTCTTCACGCAGAAATACAAGGACATTGACGAGATCCGGCAGGAGTACCCGGATATCGTGCAGATCTTCAAGCACTCCCAGTTCCCGGCGGACATCGTCAAGGGACTTTCGATGGCCCTGGACGACTTCGGTGAGCAGCCGCTGATCGTCCGCAGTTCGAGTCTGCTGGAGGACCGCTTCGGCGCGGCGTTCTCCGGAAAGTACAAGAGTCTGTTCCTGGCGAACCAGGGGACCAAGCGGCAGCGGTTGGCGAAGCTCCTGGATGCCATCTCGGAAATCTACGCGTCGGTCTTCAGCCCCGATCCGATCCAGTACCGGGCGGAGCGCAACCTGCTCGACTTCCAGGAAGGCATGGGGGTGATGATCCAGGAAGTGGTGGGCACGCGGATCGGGCGTTACTACGCGCCCGCCTTCGCCGGGGTCGCCTTCAGTCGGAACGAGTTTCGCTGGTCCCCGCGTATCAAGCGCGAGGACGGGCTACTGCGGCTCGTGCCCGGCCTGGGGACGCGCGCCGTGGATCGCGTCGGGGACGACTACCCGGTGCTCATCTCTCCAGGACAGCCGGGCTTGCGGGTGAATGCGACCGTGGAGGAGTGCGTGCGGTATGCGCCGCGCTCGCTGGACATGCTCAACCTGGAGACCGGCCAGTTCGAAACGGTTGAAGTCGAGGCCCTGCTCCGCGAGTTCGGCGACGCGTACCCGAATCTCGAGCAGATCGTGTCCGTGTGTGAGCATGGTCGGCTGCGTCCGCCGCTGGTCGGGCAGGTCGACTTCGAGCGCGACGACCTGGTGGTGAGTTTCGAGGGCCTGCTGACGCGCACGCCATTCATACACCAAATGCAGACCCTGCTGAAGCTGCTCGAGGACAAGGTGCAGGCCCCGGTGGACATCGAGTTTGCGTCGGATGGGCGCTGGCTCTACCTCCTCCAGTGTCGCGCGCAGACGCAGACCCGCGATGCGGCTCCGGCGCAGATTCCGCATGACCTGGCACCGGAGCGCGTGATCTTCTCTGCGAACCGGTATGTATCGAACGGCCGCGTGCCGACCATCACGCACATCGTGTACGTGGACCCGCAGCGGTACACGGAACTCGGCAGCCACGAGGAACTGGTGCGCGTCGGGCGGGCGGTGGGGCGCCTCAACAAGCTCCTGCCCAAGCGGCGCTTCATTCTGATGGGGCCGGGGCGCTGGGGCAGCCGGGGTGACATCAAGCTGGGCGTTCACGTCACGTACTCGGATATCAACAACACCGCGCTGCTGGTCGAGATCGCACGCAGGCAGGGGGACTACACGCCGGACCTTTCCTTCGGTACGCACTTCTTCCAGGACCTGGTGGAGTCGTCGATCCGGTACCTGCCACTCTATCCGGATGAGCCCGACGTACTGTTTCAGGAGCGCTTCCTGCTCGAGGCCCCCAACGTGCTGACCGACCTCGCGCCGGAGTACGCCGATCTGGCCGACGTCCTCCATGTGATCGACGTTGCACACGCCGCCGACGGCCAGGCGCTGCATGTGCTGATGAATGCCGAGGACGATCAGGCCGTCGCGCTACTGGGTCCCCCCAGCGCCGCGTTCACGACGACCGATCAGGCCCTGCCGGTTGACATCACGAAGCGCGAGCAGGACTGGCGCTGGCGCCTGCGCATGGCGGAGCGCGTCGCGGCCCAACTCGATCCGGCGGCGTTCGGCGTTGCGGGCTTCTACGTCTTCGGCAGCGTGAAGAATGCGACCGCCGGGCCCGCGAGCGACATCGACGTGCTCATCCACTTCCGCGGCACCGGGGAACAGCGCACCGAGCTGGAGCGCTGGCTGGAGGGCTGGAGTCTGTGCCTGAGCGAGATGAACTACCTCCGGACGGGCTACCGCACCGATGGGCTGCTGGATGTGCACTTTGTGACGGACGAGGACATTACCCGCCGGACCAGTTATGCGGTGCGAATCGGCGCAGTCAGTGATGCGGCCCGGGCGCTGCCGATGAAGGGGCATACCGAAACGCACTGAGGTCGGCCCGCACTCAGGCCGCACCGACCGGCACGGCGGCGCGGCGCGCGCTGCCGGACCGCGCGGTGATTTGCTGGAAGTCGTCTCCGCAGCGGCGGAACGCCTTGATGATCTCAGGATCAAAGTGCGTGCCCGTTTCGGCTTCGATCATGGCTCGGGCCACCAGCGGATCGCAAGCGCCCTTGTAGACCCGGACCGACGTGAGTGCATCGTATACGTCCGCCACCGCGACGATGCGGGCTGCGAGGGGAATGTCTTCTCCCATCAGCCCGCGTGGATAGCCGGAGCCATCCCACCACTCGTGATGGGCAGCGGCGATGTCAGCCGCCATGGCGAGAAAACTGCCACCGGTCGTGTGGCCACATGCGCTGCGCAGGGCCGCGGCGCCGATTTCGGCGTGGCGCTGCATGATGCGGAACTCGCCCTCCGTCAGGCGATCGGGTTTCAACAGGATGACATCGGGTACCCCAACTTTGCCGATGTCGTGCAGCGGGCTGGAGCGCCACAGGTCCTCGAGAAAGGCGGCGTGGATACGGGCCGCGTAAGGCGAATCGTGGGTTAGCTCCTCCGCCAGCCGCTGGGCGTACGCCCGCAGCCGCTCGAGGTGCTCGCCCGTCTCGGGGTCGCGTGATTCCGCCAGCTTCGCCAGTGCGAAGACCGTCACGTCGCGTACGGCGATAACCTCCGCGGTGCGGTTCCGGACCTCGCGCTCCAGGGTACTGTTCTGCTTGGCGAGTTGCCCGCGTGTCCGGGCGAGTTCGAGCAGCGTGTGACGCAGACGGAACTGCACGCGCACCTTCGCGAGCATCTCGTCGCGGTCAAAGGGCTTGGTGAGGAAATCATCAGCGCCGGCTGCGTAGCCGCGCACCCGATCCGCAGTCGTGGCAGCCGCGGCGAGCAGAATGACCTGGGTGAGCTCCCCGCCGGGCTGGCCCTTGATCTCCGCGCAGGTCTCGTATCCGTCCTGGTCCGGCAGGCACACGTCGAGCAGCACGAGATCGGGCCCGAAGACCTTCATGGTGTCCTGGCACGCGCGGCTGTTGGCGGCGGTGGCAAGTTCGTAGTGCGGGTTGAGCAGGGTGTGCAGGATCCGCACATCGTCCGGCTGCCCGTCGACCACGAGAATGCGTTCACGCATCCGAACACTCCCCGGTTGAGTTCGTTGTGGCGGGCATGGACCACCTATTGCGGAGTAACGCCCTCCGCATTCTACGGATATCGACCACACTTCCGGGCTGCGTGAGCATGTGGTGCAGCGTCCGAGAATGAATAAACCCAGGCCGTGATCCCGGCCCGCCCATCCCAGGCCGGGCGACTTGGTGGGAGTGGCGCGTATCCATTGAAGAACGCCCTACTCCCGGACGCTCCCCCAATTGGAGCGGGGCATGTGGGTAGCCACTACAACGTGACACCGTGGCTCAAGAGGCCGCCGCGCGCTGCGGCGCATGATGCGCGCTGGCCTGGAATTAAGAAAAGGAAAGGAGTCGCGCACGGGACTACACGACCGGTCGCAGTGGGCCGATGGACAGAGATAAGGCGCTCTCTCTTTCGGGGGTGCGCCGATCTGCGACCACAGCGCGCTGGCAGCCGGCCACTGCGGGCGTCGGCAGGTCGCGGGTCGCATCCTCGCACGGGCTCAGGATGCGGCACGGCGTGTCGCGAGTCCGGTTTGAACAGAGGTGTGAGATGTCGCAGCGCCGGTTGCGCGTACTCGTCGTGGATGATGCCACGCTGTTCCGCCGCATGCTCGTGGATCTGCTGGGGACACTACCCGGCGTGGAGGTGGTCGGTTCCGCGGCGAACGGACGTATCGCGCTGGAGCAATGTGCGGCGTTGCAGCCGGACCTGCTGACGCTGGACCTGGAAATGCCGGAGTTGGATGGCCTCGGCGTATTACGCGGGCTGCGGGCGCAAGGGCTGCGCTGTGGCGCCATCATGCTGAGTGCGCTGACCCAGGCGGGGGCCGAGGCGACCGTCGCGGCGCTGCGCGCGGGGGCGTTCGACTTCGTGCTGAAGCCGAGCGGCGGGACGCTGGCACAGAACCGGGCGCAGTTGAAGGAGGAACTCTCCGCGC from Phycisphaerales bacterium encodes:
- a CDS encoding nucleotidyltransferase domain-containing protein — protein: MPESTPAPAAPGPRPLPVDDRFAVLGNGQLGGKAHGLATLKRVLAAEFPLANVPNVTVCVPRLTVIATDVFDHFMAQNDLFEIAQSDLPDERIAHAFLKAELPPAIVGDLLNLVTHVTEPLAVRSSSMLEDALAHPFAGTYATKMIPNHQPDADTRFRRLAEAIKFVYASTFFRDAKSYLRAIGKRPEDERMAVIIQEIVGQRINERFYPTISGVLRTYNFYPRPGGQPGDGVVNLALGLGKTIVDGGVTWSYSPARPRSVPPYASLRDLLHNSQTRFWAVNMGTPPYDPVAETEYLVEGDLHDAEVDASLKYVASTYDAESDRLTIGTGSPGPRVLTFAPVLDLEDVPLNPVLERLAQVCRKALDSDVEIEFAVVLDRKTGTPARVGVLQLRPLLVSEAFVEVSAAEQVAPHALLASETVLGNGMYDDLSDIVYVNPDTFDTRHTRDIAVELDTINRTLAAVNRPYVLIGFGRWGSSDPWLGIPVTWPQISAARVIVETTLPDMNVEPSQGTHFFHNMTSFQVLYFTLHHSGPHRIDWDWLRGQAALAEGKFVRHVRVRAPLTVKVDGRCGHGVILHAPTELEHELERGGAVDAILRDLQERAKELSCLYTVEELATNGDIPVDRVFQGVIDALPAGWQYPSICCARIIFDGRAWKSQRFEQTPWVQRAVLRVQGEAVGTIEVFYIEEMPQADEGPFLKEERKLIDIIADRLGNCITHRHLMEAMRDWKAAQQKLEKHKLRDWTVILDLLRRTDQSLLLRVARKMINHLCWAGVKEADVLLRHFGLRGRHDQQDLLMESNQARVVTEVTPDSLVDETFRIAGQHLSDEEIVNCIQKWIKQDRASFLVNALENHYTSLSEVADAIHRYHHATQGEVELSISTRKGLRVSLIRRFLTDQLEYINVAKNYVDINDFHDLTHRMIYPARGHGKIGGKSAGMFLAGQIVKYHRHDGDLFENIRTPKTWFVTSDGLHDFIYCNHLEDVFTQKYKDIDEIRQEYPDIVQIFKHSQFPADIVKGLSMALDDFGEQPLIVRSSSLLEDRFGAAFSGKYKSLFLANQGTKRQRLAKLLDAISEIYASVFSPDPIQYRAERNLLDFQEGMGVMIQEVVGTRIGRYYAPAFAGVAFSRNEFRWSPRIKREDGLLRLVPGLGTRAVDRVGDDYPVLISPGQPGLRVNATVEECVRYAPRSLDMLNLETGQFETVEVEALLREFGDAYPNLEQIVSVCEHGRLRPPLVGQVDFERDDLVVSFEGLLTRTPFIHQMQTLLKLLEDKVQAPVDIEFASDGRWLYLLQCRAQTQTRDAAPAQIPHDLAPERVIFSANRYVSNGRVPTITHIVYVDPQRYTELGSHEELVRVGRAVGRLNKLLPKRRFILMGPGRWGSRGDIKLGVHVTYSDINNTALLVEIARRQGDYTPDLSFGTHFFQDLVESSIRYLPLYPDEPDVLFQERFLLEAPNVLTDLAPEYADLADVLHVIDVAHAADGQALHVLMNAEDDQAVALLGPPSAAFTTTDQALPVDITKREQDWRWRLRMAERVAAQLDPAAFGVAGFYVFGSVKNATAGPASDIDVLIHFRGTGEQRTELERWLEGWSLCLSEMNYLRTGYRTDGLLDVHFVTDEDITRRTSYAVRIGAVSDAARALPMKGHTETH
- a CDS encoding response regulator produces the protein MRERILVVDGQPDDVRILHTLLNPHYELATAANSRACQDTMKVFGPDLVLLDVCLPDQDGYETCAEIKGQPGGELTQVILLAAAATTADRVRGYAAGADDFLTKPFDRDEMLAKVRVQFRLRHTLLELARTRGQLAKQNSTLEREVRNRTAEVIAVRDVTVFALAKLAESRDPETGEHLERLRAYAQRLAEELTHDSPYAARIHAAFLEDLWRSSPLHDIGKVGVPDVILLKPDRLTEGEFRIMQRHAEIGAAALRSACGHTTGGSFLAMAADIAAAHHEWWDGSGYPRGLMGEDIPLAARIVAVADVYDALTSVRVYKGACDPLVARAMIEAETGTHFDPEIIKAFRRCGDDFQQITARSGSARRAAVPVGAA